Proteins found in one Nerophis lumbriciformis linkage group LG27, RoL_Nlum_v2.1, whole genome shotgun sequence genomic segment:
- the mtif2 gene encoding translation initiation factor IF-2, mitochondrial isoform X3: MKFRWAKLTESQEREDRDAVPRPPADQSRMVQRPPVVTIMGHVDHGKTTLLDSLRKSQIAAKEAGGITQHIGAFRVELPTGETITFLDTPGHAAFSAMRARGAHATDIVILVVAADDGVMKQTVESIQHAKRAAVPIIVAVNKCDKPQADPQRVKRELLAHDVVCEELGGDVQAIHVSALKGDNLLALVEATVALAEVLELKAEPDGPVEGVVIESRTDKGKGPATTAIVQRGALKRGCILVAGKTWAKVRYLFDEKGRAVKEAGPSMAIEVIGWKDLPSAGDSILEVESEQRAREVVDWRNQEAELQRMRVEQSSIQVKQKEHLDEYRKQRESVAHLHWRQRTSLHYLNTKGKLRPSEKTSHADLSLPLIIKADVDGSLEAILSVVDTYDAQDQCGLAVVHSGIGDVSENDLNMAVTFGGSVYGFNVAAGKYVRQMAERQSVPLRLNTVIYQLVEQLKAELNSKLPSLLQHNTVGEAAVLAVFHVTQGKKKLPVAGCRVHKGQLDRKFRFRLLRGGETLWEGSLVALKHHKDEVGVAKAGMECGLSLDSDVVFNVGDVIQCLEELDVPQVTTWDPGF; encoded by the exons ATGAAGTTCCGATGGGCCAAACTGACGGAGAGTCAAGAAAGAGAGGACAGAGACGCCGTGCCACG ACCTCCGGCGGACCAGAGCAGAATGGTGCAGCGCCCCCCAGTGGTGACAATCATGGGTCACGTGGACCACGGCAAGACCACACTGCTGGATAGTCTGAGGAAAAGCCAGATTGCTGCCAAGGAGGCCGGCGGCATCACGCAGCACATCGGAGCCTTCCGAG TGGAGTTGCCCACAGGTGAGACCATCACCTTCCTGGACACGCCCGGCCATGCCGCCTTCTCCGCCATGAGGGCGCGTGGAGCCCACGCCACAGACATAGTCAtcctggtggtggcggccgacGACGGCGTGATGAAACAGACGGTGGAATCCATCCAGCACGCCAAGCGAGCCGCAG TTCCCATCATCGTGGCAGTCAACAAGTGCGACAAGCCTCAGGCCGACCCTCAGAGGGTCAAACGGGAACTCCTGGCTCACGATGTGGTCTGCGAGGAGTTGGGAGGAGACGTTCAGGCCATCCACGTCTCCGCCCTTAAG GGGGACAACCtgctggctctggtggaggccacGGTGGCCCTGGCAGAGGTGCTGGAGCTGAAGGCAGAGCCTGATGGCCCGGTGGAGGGCGTGGTCATCGAGAGTCGCACAGACAAAGGCAAAGG TCCCGCCACGACTGCCATCGTCCAGCGGGGGGCACTGAAGCGAGGCTGTATCCTGGTGGCAGGGAAGACTTGGGCAAAGGTGCGCTACTTGTTTGACGAGAAGGGCCGAGCGGTCAAAGAGGCGGGGCCAAGCATGGCGATAGAGGTGATTGGCTGGAAGGATCTTCCGTCTGCCGGCGATTCCATCTTGGAGGTGGAGTCTGAG CAGCGAGCCAGGGAGGTGGTGGACTGGAGGAACCAAGAGGCGGAGCTTCAGAGGATGAGGGTGGAGCAAAGTTCCATCCAGGTGAAACAGAAAGAACACCTGGATGAGTACAGGAAGCAGAGGGAGAGTGTGGCCCACCTCCACTGGCGCCAGAGGACTTCCCTCCATTACCTAAACACCAAGGGCAAGCTGAGGCCCAGCGAGAAGACGTCCCACGCCGACCTCAGCCTGCCGCTCATCATCAAAG CTGATGTGGACGGCTCTTTGGAGGCCATCTTGAGTGTTGTGGACACCTACGACGCTCAGGACCAGTGTGGACTGGCGGTGGTTCACTCTGGCATCGGCGACGTCTCCGAAAATGACCTCAACATGGCGGTGACTTTTGGAG GCAGCGTGTACGGCTTCAACGTGGCGGCCGGCAAGTATGTCCGGCAGATGGCGGAGAGGCAGAGTGTCCCGCTGAGGCTCAACACTGTCATCTACCAGCTGGTGGAGCAGCTGAAGGCGGAGCTTAACAGCAAGTTGCCGTCACTCCTACAACACAACACTGTGG GTGAGGCGGCGGTGCTGGCCGTGTTCCATGTGACGCAGGGCAAGAAGAAGTTGCCGGTGGCCGGCTGTCGCGTTCACAAAGGTCAGCTTGATCGCAAGTTCCGCTTCCGTCTGCTTCGAGGCGGAGAGACGCTGTGGGAAG GTTCTCTGGTGGCGTTGAAGCA
- the mtif2 gene encoding translation initiation factor IF-2, mitochondrial isoform X2 — MMMISLLVRRVGRLVHPALLPATSPAPLFTCRTLASKQVKGDRKEQRPKVNRNKPEVEIWQRMTVEALARAMDRDLDHIVEALLNTSLDVDCLQPDSVLDERWIKEVVTRSGMKFRWAKLTESQEREDRDAVPRPPADQSRMVQRPPVVTIMGHVDHGKTTLLDSLRKSQIAAKEAGGITQHIGAFRVELPTGETITFLDTPGHAAFSAMRARGAHATDIVILVVAADDGVMKQTVESIQHAKRAAVPIIVAVNKCDKPQADPQRVKRELLAHDVVCEELGGDVQAIHVSALKGDNLLALVEATVALAEVLELKAEPDGPVEGVVIESRTDKGKGPATTAIVQRGALKRGCILVAGKTWAKVRYLFDEKGRAVKEAGPSMAIEVIGWKDLPSAGDSILEVESEQRAREVVDWRNQEAELQRMRVEQSSIQVKQKEHLDEYRKQRESVAHLHWRQRTSLHYLNTKGKLRPSEKTSHADLSLPLIIKADVDGSLEAILSVVDTYDAQDQCGLAVVHSGIGDVSENDLNMAVTFGGSVYGFNVAAGKYVRQMAERQSVPLRLNTVIYQLVEQLKAELNSKLPSLLQHNTVRRRCWPCSM; from the exons ATGATGATGATTTCTTTGTTGGTGCGCCGAGTTGGCCGCCTCGTGCACCCAGCCCTACTTCCGGCTACAAGCCCCGCCCCCCTGTTCACCTGCAGGACGTTGGCCTCCAAGCAG GTCAAAGGTGACCGGAAGGAGCAGAGGCCAAAGGTCAACAGGAACAAACCGGAAGTAGAAATCTGGCAGAGGATGACGGTGGAGGCGCTCGCTCGCGCCATGGACCGAGACCTTG ATCACATAGTGGAGGCGCTGCTGAATACGTCGCTGGATGTGGACTGTCTGCAGCCAGACTCGGTTCTGGACGAGAGGTGGATCAAAGAGGTGGTGACGCGCTCAGGAATGAAGTTCCGATGGGCCAAACTGACGGAGAGTCAAGAAAGAGAGGACAGAGACGCCGTGCCACG ACCTCCGGCGGACCAGAGCAGAATGGTGCAGCGCCCCCCAGTGGTGACAATCATGGGTCACGTGGACCACGGCAAGACCACACTGCTGGATAGTCTGAGGAAAAGCCAGATTGCTGCCAAGGAGGCCGGCGGCATCACGCAGCACATCGGAGCCTTCCGAG TGGAGTTGCCCACAGGTGAGACCATCACCTTCCTGGACACGCCCGGCCATGCCGCCTTCTCCGCCATGAGGGCGCGTGGAGCCCACGCCACAGACATAGTCAtcctggtggtggcggccgacGACGGCGTGATGAAACAGACGGTGGAATCCATCCAGCACGCCAAGCGAGCCGCAG TTCCCATCATCGTGGCAGTCAACAAGTGCGACAAGCCTCAGGCCGACCCTCAGAGGGTCAAACGGGAACTCCTGGCTCACGATGTGGTCTGCGAGGAGTTGGGAGGAGACGTTCAGGCCATCCACGTCTCCGCCCTTAAG GGGGACAACCtgctggctctggtggaggccacGGTGGCCCTGGCAGAGGTGCTGGAGCTGAAGGCAGAGCCTGATGGCCCGGTGGAGGGCGTGGTCATCGAGAGTCGCACAGACAAAGGCAAAGG TCCCGCCACGACTGCCATCGTCCAGCGGGGGGCACTGAAGCGAGGCTGTATCCTGGTGGCAGGGAAGACTTGGGCAAAGGTGCGCTACTTGTTTGACGAGAAGGGCCGAGCGGTCAAAGAGGCGGGGCCAAGCATGGCGATAGAGGTGATTGGCTGGAAGGATCTTCCGTCTGCCGGCGATTCCATCTTGGAGGTGGAGTCTGAG CAGCGAGCCAGGGAGGTGGTGGACTGGAGGAACCAAGAGGCGGAGCTTCAGAGGATGAGGGTGGAGCAAAGTTCCATCCAGGTGAAACAGAAAGAACACCTGGATGAGTACAGGAAGCAGAGGGAGAGTGTGGCCCACCTCCACTGGCGCCAGAGGACTTCCCTCCATTACCTAAACACCAAGGGCAAGCTGAGGCCCAGCGAGAAGACGTCCCACGCCGACCTCAGCCTGCCGCTCATCATCAAAG CTGATGTGGACGGCTCTTTGGAGGCCATCTTGAGTGTTGTGGACACCTACGACGCTCAGGACCAGTGTGGACTGGCGGTGGTTCACTCTGGCATCGGCGACGTCTCCGAAAATGACCTCAACATGGCGGTGACTTTTGGAG GCAGCGTGTACGGCTTCAACGTGGCGGCCGGCAAGTATGTCCGGCAGATGGCGGAGAGGCAGAGTGTCCCGCTGAGGCTCAACACTGTCATCTACCAGCTGGTGGAGCAGCTGAAGGCGGAGCTTAACAGCAAGTTGCCGTCACTCCTACAACACAACACT GTGAGGCGGCGGTGCTGGCCGTGTTCCATGTGA
- the mtif2 gene encoding translation initiation factor IF-2, mitochondrial isoform X1 codes for MMMISLLVRRVGRLVHPALLPATSPAPLFTCRTLASKQVKGDRKEQRPKVNRNKPEVEIWQRMTVEALARAMDRDLDHIVEALLNTSLDVDCLQPDSVLDERWIKEVVTRSGMKFRWAKLTESQEREDRDAVPRPPADQSRMVQRPPVVTIMGHVDHGKTTLLDSLRKSQIAAKEAGGITQHIGAFRVELPTGETITFLDTPGHAAFSAMRARGAHATDIVILVVAADDGVMKQTVESIQHAKRAAVPIIVAVNKCDKPQADPQRVKRELLAHDVVCEELGGDVQAIHVSALKGDNLLALVEATVALAEVLELKAEPDGPVEGVVIESRTDKGKGPATTAIVQRGALKRGCILVAGKTWAKVRYLFDEKGRAVKEAGPSMAIEVIGWKDLPSAGDSILEVESEQRAREVVDWRNQEAELQRMRVEQSSIQVKQKEHLDEYRKQRESVAHLHWRQRTSLHYLNTKGKLRPSEKTSHADLSLPLIIKADVDGSLEAILSVVDTYDAQDQCGLAVVHSGIGDVSENDLNMAVTFGGSVYGFNVAAGKYVRQMAERQSVPLRLNTVIYQLVEQLKAELNSKLPSLLQHNTVGEAAVLAVFHVTQGKKKLPVAGCRVHKGQLDRKFRFRLLRGGETLWEGSLVALKHHKDEVGVAKAGMECGLSLDSDVVFNVGDVIQCLEELDVPQVTTWDPGF; via the exons ATGATGATGATTTCTTTGTTGGTGCGCCGAGTTGGCCGCCTCGTGCACCCAGCCCTACTTCCGGCTACAAGCCCCGCCCCCCTGTTCACCTGCAGGACGTTGGCCTCCAAGCAG GTCAAAGGTGACCGGAAGGAGCAGAGGCCAAAGGTCAACAGGAACAAACCGGAAGTAGAAATCTGGCAGAGGATGACGGTGGAGGCGCTCGCTCGCGCCATGGACCGAGACCTTG ATCACATAGTGGAGGCGCTGCTGAATACGTCGCTGGATGTGGACTGTCTGCAGCCAGACTCGGTTCTGGACGAGAGGTGGATCAAAGAGGTGGTGACGCGCTCAGGAATGAAGTTCCGATGGGCCAAACTGACGGAGAGTCAAGAAAGAGAGGACAGAGACGCCGTGCCACG ACCTCCGGCGGACCAGAGCAGAATGGTGCAGCGCCCCCCAGTGGTGACAATCATGGGTCACGTGGACCACGGCAAGACCACACTGCTGGATAGTCTGAGGAAAAGCCAGATTGCTGCCAAGGAGGCCGGCGGCATCACGCAGCACATCGGAGCCTTCCGAG TGGAGTTGCCCACAGGTGAGACCATCACCTTCCTGGACACGCCCGGCCATGCCGCCTTCTCCGCCATGAGGGCGCGTGGAGCCCACGCCACAGACATAGTCAtcctggtggtggcggccgacGACGGCGTGATGAAACAGACGGTGGAATCCATCCAGCACGCCAAGCGAGCCGCAG TTCCCATCATCGTGGCAGTCAACAAGTGCGACAAGCCTCAGGCCGACCCTCAGAGGGTCAAACGGGAACTCCTGGCTCACGATGTGGTCTGCGAGGAGTTGGGAGGAGACGTTCAGGCCATCCACGTCTCCGCCCTTAAG GGGGACAACCtgctggctctggtggaggccacGGTGGCCCTGGCAGAGGTGCTGGAGCTGAAGGCAGAGCCTGATGGCCCGGTGGAGGGCGTGGTCATCGAGAGTCGCACAGACAAAGGCAAAGG TCCCGCCACGACTGCCATCGTCCAGCGGGGGGCACTGAAGCGAGGCTGTATCCTGGTGGCAGGGAAGACTTGGGCAAAGGTGCGCTACTTGTTTGACGAGAAGGGCCGAGCGGTCAAAGAGGCGGGGCCAAGCATGGCGATAGAGGTGATTGGCTGGAAGGATCTTCCGTCTGCCGGCGATTCCATCTTGGAGGTGGAGTCTGAG CAGCGAGCCAGGGAGGTGGTGGACTGGAGGAACCAAGAGGCGGAGCTTCAGAGGATGAGGGTGGAGCAAAGTTCCATCCAGGTGAAACAGAAAGAACACCTGGATGAGTACAGGAAGCAGAGGGAGAGTGTGGCCCACCTCCACTGGCGCCAGAGGACTTCCCTCCATTACCTAAACACCAAGGGCAAGCTGAGGCCCAGCGAGAAGACGTCCCACGCCGACCTCAGCCTGCCGCTCATCATCAAAG CTGATGTGGACGGCTCTTTGGAGGCCATCTTGAGTGTTGTGGACACCTACGACGCTCAGGACCAGTGTGGACTGGCGGTGGTTCACTCTGGCATCGGCGACGTCTCCGAAAATGACCTCAACATGGCGGTGACTTTTGGAG GCAGCGTGTACGGCTTCAACGTGGCGGCCGGCAAGTATGTCCGGCAGATGGCGGAGAGGCAGAGTGTCCCGCTGAGGCTCAACACTGTCATCTACCAGCTGGTGGAGCAGCTGAAGGCGGAGCTTAACAGCAAGTTGCCGTCACTCCTACAACACAACACTGTGG GTGAGGCGGCGGTGCTGGCCGTGTTCCATGTGACGCAGGGCAAGAAGAAGTTGCCGGTGGCCGGCTGTCGCGTTCACAAAGGTCAGCTTGATCGCAAGTTCCGCTTCCGTCTGCTTCGAGGCGGAGAGACGCTGTGGGAAG GTTCTCTGGTGGCGTTGAAGCA